A window from Triplophysa dalaica isolate WHDGS20190420 chromosome 3, ASM1584641v1, whole genome shotgun sequence encodes these proteins:
- the LOC130418111 gene encoding zinc finger protein GLI4, protein MRPSRLSPAVAQLEHCGPVNSNDKEYLSCVNQHLNQAIQIEDLKMCSSFESPVSVAADDLDLVCCMDRAVVSYISGVKSDTSSVGSNIHHDPDTLSSFLFSSSSSFSTFSPSFSSPSSSHSSGTVSEFQLTSPSLSTLCGPPEGQDLLFNCTQQEQPPERCLFPKSPKLEHVSKYHICRNICKKHLHFENKEKLLQYLCTDSNKDKEGTQHFNVHNSDAKELSTLQQDKNTLGPSRFIGDGGINGHQSDGQPCQWMDCRATYGRKEELVRHIEKVHIDQRKGEDFTCFWAGCVRRHKPFNARYKLLIHMRVHSGEKPNKCMFEGCNKAFSRLENLKIHLRSHTGEKPYICQHPGCLKAFSNSSDRAKHQRTHLDTKPYACQLPGCTKRYTDPSSLRKHVKAHSGKALQTQDKGQLRNKVEQEVVDVCLGLQHLHGYIPAVQSPDHRCSGSLTNILQESFTAYSEDNESGRGSKARSISMSLDQSNRHCNMEHHNHLSNNKISRPRISQLVCGINMINSTNELQAVSESPHQKFNQMFNEVPLNHQVFQASCNRLEHISNNGREDLLNFEQNGFAFTCVNSSGYGLTQDTSAASGNHPPSFSVPVGIYDRCLSQICSL, encoded by the exons ATGAGGCCTTCTCGGCTCAGCCCGGCAGTTGCGCAGTTGGAACACTGTGGTCCTGTTAACAGCAATGATAAGGAATACCTGTCGTGCGTAAACCAGCATTTAAATCAAGCGATTCAAATAGAAGACCTGAAGATGTGCAGCTCTTTTGAATCTCCGGTCTCAGTAGCAGCAGACGATCTTGACTTGGTCTGTTGCATGGATAGAGCCGTTGTGTCGTACATCAGTGGAGTGAAAAGCGACACATCCTCGGTTGGAAGTAACATACATCATGACCCTGATACATTGTCCTCCTTCTTATTCTCCTCTTCTTCGTCTTTTAGCACCTTTTCTCCATCTTTCTCTTCTCCTTCTTCCAGCCATTCCTCAGGCACCGTGTCCGAGTTTCAGTTGACGTCTCCATCTCTTTCCACTCTCTGCGGTCCACCTGAGGGCCAGGACCTTCTCTTCAATTGTACGCAACAGGAGCAACCTCCAGAAAGGTGTCTGTTTCCCAAGTCTCCCAAGTTAGAACATGTTTCTAAATATCATATTTGTAGGAATATATGTAAGAAGCATCTGCACTtcgaaaacaaagaaaaactgcTTCAGTATCTCTGCACTGACTCGAACAAAGACAAGGAGGGAACTCAGCACTTTAATGTTCACAATAGTGATGCCAAAGAACTTTCTACGCTACAACAAGACAAGAATACTTTGGGACCTAGCAGGTTTATTGGAGATGGTGGAATAAATGGGCATCAAAGTGATGGACAGCCGTGTCAGTGGATGGATTGCAGGGCTACTTATGGGCGGAAAGAAGAACTGGTGAGACACATAGAGAAGGTTCACATAGACCAGAGGAAAGGAGAGGACTTTACTTGCTTCTGGGCCGGATGTGTCCGTCGACACAAACCCTTCAATGCTCGATACAAGCTGCTCATTCACATGAGAGTCCATTCTGGTGAGAAACCAAACAAGTGCATG TTTGAGGGATGCAACAAAGCATTTTCCCGTCTGGAGAACTTGAAGATCCACCTACGCAgccacactggagagaaaccttacaTATGCCAACATCCTGGCTGTTTGAAAGCCTTCAGCAATTCCAGCGATCGGGCCAAACACCAGCGTACACACTTGGACACT AAACCATATGCGTGTCAGCTCCCAGGTTGCACCAAACGCTACACGGACCCCAGTTCCCTGCGCAAACACGTCAAAGCCCACTCCGGTAAAGCCCTGCAGACACAGGACAAG GGCCAGCTACGCAATAAGGTGGAGCAGGAAGTTGTGGATGTGTGCCTTGGCCTGCAGCATCTCCATGGCTATATTCCTGCTGTACAAAGCCCAGACCACAGGTGTTCTGGCTCTCTCACTAACATTCTCCAGGAAAGCTTCACTG CATACTCGGAGGACAATGAATCCGGCAGGGGAAGCAAAGCAAGATCCATCAGTATGAGTCTGGACCAGTCAAACAGACACTGTAACATGGAGCATCACAACCATCTGTCCAATAACAAGATCAGTCGGCCGAG AATTTCTCAGTTGGTTTGTGGAATCAACATGATTAACAgtaccaatgagctacaggcTGTCTCTGAAAGCCCGCATCAAAAATTCAACCAAATGTTTAATGAAGTACCACTAAATCACCAAG TTTTTCAGGCCTCTTGTAATCGGCTCGAGCACATTTCTAATAACGGAAGAGAGGATCTGCtaaattttgaacaaaatggatTTGCTTTTACTTGTGTAAACTCATCTG GCTACGGTCTGACCCAGGACACCTCTGCGGCGAGTGGAAATCACCCTCCTTCCTTCTCTGTTCCGGTTGGCATCTATGACCGTTGCCTCAGTCAGATCTGCTCTCTGTAG